The nucleotide sequence CGCAATAGAACCGGAGACAGATTGTAGCGGGCGACGAGCGTCCGGCGCATCTCTTCGGCCACGCGATGAACAAGCTTCTCTGCGATGTGCGCCGGCAGTTCGTTTCGACCGGCAACGGCGTGAGCGACGGCAGGCGCACTTTCGAAACGATCAAGGGCACGGTCGTAGGCTGGATCGGGGATGGTCGCGCCGCTGTTTCCCATGAGCGCGACCACGGCATCTTCACTGCCTTGATCCACCAGCGCATCCGACACCCTGGCGGAGACTTCGTCACGCATGGCGACCGCCACCTGCTTGCGGCCATCGCCCTCGGCGATCACCTCCAGCAAGAGTGCGTCGTCGAGTTCCTGACTGTAGCGCAATACAGGGAAGGCTACGGAGGCAACATCACGAGACAGGCGCTCCGCAAGATCCCTATCCAGTATTGAGGAGTGAGCGATTTGCCAGGCCAGGGCTTCGCGCACCGACTGCTCGGCCGTGCGGCTATAAGCCTGCACCACCCCTTCCGCCATGCGACGAGCCTCGTAGGAAAGTCCCTCGCTCTGCAACTCGCTGATGACATTCTGCAGAGTTTCGATCTGAGCACCCGCCGAGCGATCCGCTAGCAAGCGTTCTACGTCGCGATACGACAGCGAGCGGCGGGTCATTTCCATGTGTCAGACACTCCCAATCGACGGCGAGACAAAACTCAGGGCCGCCCCTCCATTCGAAGTCTATACTCGTAACAGTAAGCGAAAAGTGAAATTGCTCATGCAAACCAGCGATGGATGAACAGATGAATTTGGTATTTGCATCAAATTCTATATTATAAAACTAGAAGATTACAGGAATTGGCGGTCTCCGTACCTAATTGCATCCGACCAGGCCATCTCCAAGTTGCGTAACATCCGATAGGTGTTCTCGAAAGCCTCGCGATCGGAGTCGTTCGTCACCAGTCTCTGAGCATGGAGAGTCTCCAGTTCCCCCAAGGCGACGCAGAGCTGGAGACCCTTTTCGGAGAGCTTGATCCGCGCAGCCCGCTTATCGCGCAACGCCGTGCTGCGGTCGATGTATCCGCCCTCGTGAAGCGCCTTGAGATTGTAGGACGCGTTCGAGGCTAGATAGTAGCCGCGCTCGATCAAGTCCCGCACCGAGACTTCTTCGCTGCCGATGTTGAGCAACATCAAGACTTGAGATGGACTCACATCGTCGATGCCTTGGCGATTCAGTTCGATACGGACAACATCCAACAACCGGCGGTGCATGCGCTCCACCAAACGGGTAATCTCTCGATAGAGTTGTGCCTCGGAGTCCTGGGAACCAGCAGCATCCGAATCACCCCGTGCCGTCATTGCCGGCTGATCCCGACCGCCCTCGGTCTTGGCGGCCTGACGTAACTGTTCTTGCCCGAGCGCCATAACCTCTTCCCTTTGATTGTAACCACCGCGGTCAAAGTCCGTGCGGTCGAGACACTCCTAGTCTGCGCCGAACGGATACATTCATTCGTCCGAGTCAAGCCATCGAAGCCTTAACATCTCTTAAAGGGGCACCGGGTAATTTATACGGAATTGAGGAATCTACGGAAACGACGAGAGGTCGTGACCGGAAACGGAATCCACAGTGATGGATGCAACGTCGGACGATACCCATCGCGGAGCCTCGCGCCGTCGGCGAATTGCCAGCGGCGTTTCGGGCGTCGCACTGATTCTTCTTACCTTGGGTTGTGCTACAAACGACACTGCGACCGATCCGACAGCAACAAACTCCATGTCGGCAGCCGAGGCTTGGTCCAAACTGGTCGAACTGGGGGACACGAGCCGCGCAAACGGCGAACCGACAACGGCGCTTCAGTTCTATCGCCAGGCCCATATGCAGGCGCCCGAAGAACCTCTGCCCTTGATCCTGCTCGGCGAAACACTGGTCGAGATCGACGATCCGCGCGGAGCCGCCCGTGCCTTCCGCAGCGCCCTCGACCTACAACCGGGCAACACGCGCGCGCTTCTGGGTCTCGGCGGCACCTTGATCCGTCTCGACCAGCCCTTGGCGGCCTTGCAGCAGTATGAAATCGCGTTGAACCAGAATCCCGACAACACCGCTGCTCTGAGCGGCGCCGGCATAGCGGCCGATCTAGCCGGCGAGCGCGACCGCGCCCAGACCTACTTGCGGCGCGGTCTGGAGCAACAGCCCGATAACGTCACGCTCCTGAATAATCTCGGCTATTCGCTGATCCTCTCCGGCGACTATCGAGAGGCGATCGCTCTGTTGGAAATGGCGACGTCTCTGCCAGACTCCTCGGCGCAGCACAGACAGAATCTGGCACTGGCTTATGGATTGGCCGGACGTGACTCGGAAGCGGCCCGAATGATCCGCATGGACTTTGGCGACGATGACGTCGAGCGCAACCTGACCTACTATCGGACCCGGCGCAACGGTCAGCCCGCCGCACCAGCAGAAAGCCAAGCACCACTGCCGTTACGCAAACCTCTGGCCCAAGCCGCACCGACCGAAACTGTCGAAACCGAACGGGCAGAGGCCGTTGCGCAGCCTGTTGAAACAGAAGAGACGACGCTCGACCTCGACGGCCTGCTCGCCGACTAAGTCGCCTAACTCATACTCACGAACTGATCGAAGATCCGCAAAGCAGCCGGCCCGATCAGTACGATGAACAGCGGCGGCAGAATGAACAGGATCATCGGTACGGTCATGATCGCCGGCAAGCGGGCTGCCCGTTCTTCGGCGCGCATCAGCCGTTCATGCCGCAGCTCGGCCGCCAGAACCCGCAAGGAGTCGGCCAAGGGCGTTCCGTAGCGCTCCGTTTGCACCAACGTACTGACCAGGGCTCTCACTTGAGAGAGCGGCACGCGCTCGGCCAAGCCTTCCAGGGCCTTATGCCGATCGGGCAGAAAACTCAGTTCGAGCGATGCCAGCCCCAACTCATCGGTCAACTCGGGGCAGGAACGCCCAACTTCCCGAGCGACCCGGTCGAGGGTCGCATCGAGACTGAGGCCGGCTTCCGCGCAGATTACCATGAGGTCGAAAGCATCCGGCAGTGCCTTACGAATGGTTTCGATGCGCTTCTGCGCAGCGTTCTTGACGAAAATCTCCGGTGCGAAGGCTCCCAGTATCACTGACGCCAAACTGGCCGACAGAGCCCCCAACTTCGGCAGATCGAACAGTCCCAATCCCTGGAATAGCAGAAGACCCAGGGCGCCGCAGACCAGCGGCAAGGTGACCTTTGCGAAGAGGTAGATGACCAGAGCATCGCGCGATCGGTATCCCGCACGTGCCAGATTGAGAGACAGCTTGGCAGTACTCTGACCCTTCATGAGCTTGAGACGCTGCACGATCTCGCGCATCCAGGACCGCCCAGTCGGCAGGGGCTTACGCCGTGTCGGACGGACAATACCGGCCTTCAGAGCTTTACGGCGTGCCTCCAAGGCTTTCAGACGCGACGGCAGCGGGTCGCGCTCGATAAGCGAGTACCAGACCAGAAGCACCATCGAGATTGCGGAGACTGCGGCGGTCACGGAGATAACGTCGGTCGCGGTAAAACCGAATGGCAGCTCGGTCGTCATATTTCGAACCTCACCATCTTCCACATCACGCCGGCACCTGTCGCAACGAAACCGAGCGCGACACCCAGAAGAAGATTCCCCCTCGGGTCCTCGATCAGCGTGATCATGTAGCTGCCGTTCAGCATGAAGAGCAGACCGAACATGATGAAGGGCAGGCTGCCGATGATCCAGGCACTCGCCCGGGCCTCCGAACTCATCGACCTGACCTTGAGCTTCAT is from Algihabitans albus and encodes:
- a CDS encoding DUF2336 domain-containing protein, whose protein sequence is MEMTRRSLSYRDVERLLADRSAGAQIETLQNVISELQSEGLSYEARRMAEGVVQAYSRTAEQSVREALAWQIAHSSILDRDLAERLSRDVASVAFPVLRYSQELDDALLLEVIAEGDGRKQVAVAMRDEVSARVSDALVDQGSEDAVVALMGNSGATIPDPAYDRALDRFESAPAVAHAVAGRNELPAHIAEKLVHRVAEEMRRTLVARYNLSPVLLRGFVDHARESVTALMLQPVAGRQGDLDVFVEHLLVNNRLSPSLMLRALCAGDVGFFIVALAKLCRIAPDNARCLALQGGALGLRAAFEKAGIPTALMPPFSSAIEVVNELGDTEGDDSHRHAFQVRALSRVFGANSANEDPAVDELLRQLFDGKPEPVVQQAMDDAGIPFAPVFARG
- a CDS encoding tetratricopeptide repeat protein; this encodes MSAAEAWSKLVELGDTSRANGEPTTALQFYRQAHMQAPEEPLPLILLGETLVEIDDPRGAARAFRSALDLQPGNTRALLGLGGTLIRLDQPLAALQQYEIALNQNPDNTAALSGAGIAADLAGERDRAQTYLRRGLEQQPDNVTLLNNLGYSLILSGDYREAIALLEMATSLPDSSAQHRQNLALAYGLAGRDSEAARMIRMDFGDDDVERNLTYYRTRRNGQPAAPAESQAPLPLRKPLAQAAPTETVETERAEAVAQPVETEETTLDLDGLLAD
- a CDS encoding type II secretion system F family protein, with protein sequence MTTELPFGFTATDVISVTAAVSAISMVLLVWYSLIERDPLPSRLKALEARRKALKAGIVRPTRRKPLPTGRSWMREIVQRLKLMKGQSTAKLSLNLARAGYRSRDALVIYLFAKVTLPLVCGALGLLLFQGLGLFDLPKLGALSASLASVILGAFAPEIFVKNAAQKRIETIRKALPDAFDLMVICAEAGLSLDATLDRVAREVGRSCPELTDELGLASLELSFLPDRHKALEGLAERVPLSQVRALVSTLVQTERYGTPLADSLRVLAAELRHERLMRAEERAARLPAIMTVPMILFILPPLFIVLIGPAALRIFDQFVSMS
- a CDS encoding winged helix DNA-binding protein codes for the protein MALGQEQLRQAAKTEGGRDQPAMTARGDSDAAGSQDSEAQLYREITRLVERMHRRLLDVVRIELNRQGIDDVSPSQVLMLLNIGSEEVSVRDLIERGYYLASNASYNLKALHEGGYIDRSTALRDKRAARIKLSEKGLQLCVALGELETLHAQRLVTNDSDREAFENTYRMLRNLEMAWSDAIRYGDRQFL